Genomic window (Spirosoma sp. KCTC 42546):
GGTATACCTGCAATCAGGGGCAATTCTCCCTATATCGCGCCGTCGGTGGCTTTCGTCCCATCAGTTGTTAGCAGCTCATTGCCTACCCACTGACTACTAATTCAGGCTCTTGAATCATGCCCGAGTTAGTAGTCAGTGGGTCGCTTTAACAAACAACTTTGTCGTCTATCACGGAAGGAGGGTTCGTTAGCGGTCTAGCCTGTTTTCTTTGCGATGCAGGCGTGTACTGATATCCAGTATACGGTAAAGCGGACAGGAACCCGATATGCCTGTTATTAATAGAACAAAGGATAAGCATATCAGCAGCCAGTTAAGCGGAAACGTTATCTCCTTAACAAACAGGATAATCATCAGACTCACGCCCACAACAAGACGGAGTACAATATCTACATTACCTAGGTTTGGTTTCATGGCCTTTGGATCTGGTTTATACAACCAAAAGTAAAAGGACCGTTCTAGTTGTAATATGATGAATATTAGGTCGTAAGATGATGATTTTGTGTTTTTTGCGTTAGTCTGTTTTATGCGTAATTAGCTACCCCGCATTCAGAAATTTCCCAACACATAACCGCTTCTTATCCTGGCACAGCGTATACTATTCCCGTTAGTAAGTCGGATCGTTGGTCTGCTTGAACGC
Coding sequences:
- a CDS encoding DUF2892 domain-containing protein translates to MKPNLGNVDIVLRLVVGVSLMIILFVKEITFPLNWLLICLSFVLLITGISGSCPLYRILDISTRLHRKENRLDR